The following proteins come from a genomic window of Chlamydiales bacterium:
- a CDS encoding SufS family cysteine desulfurase, with product MEDTHIDTYRKDFPMIHEDLIYFDTAATAQKPQVVIDSLSNFYAHHYGTVNRSVYKLARHATELYQEARKKIQHFIHARYFEEIIFTRGATASLNLLAQSYGSVFLHPGDAIIISEIEHHSNIVPWQMICEQRGSVLRIIPVNDAGELIFEEFLNQIDEKVKIISIAHLSNVIGTLHPVKAIIDKAHEMGAHVCLDGAQAIAHLPIDVQALEVDFYVFSGHKLYGPTGIGVLYGRRELLEKMPPIEGGGDMIEHVTLRETTYNDLPLKFEAGTPMIAEVIALGTAIDYLSKIGMSAIASWERKLFDYATEKLNQIRGLTIVGNAVKKEAIISFLIQGVHPLDLATFLDCRGIAIRTGHHCSQPTLERFRLDSLARISFGLYNTISEIDQFIAVLQSVLHFLV from the coding sequence ATGGAGGATACTCACATCGATACCTATCGTAAAGATTTTCCAATGATTCATGAGGATCTGATCTATTTCGATACAGCAGCAACAGCACAGAAACCGCAAGTTGTTATTGATTCTCTATCTAATTTTTATGCTCATCATTATGGAACTGTGAATCGCAGTGTTTACAAACTTGCACGTCATGCCACTGAGCTCTACCAAGAGGCGCGTAAAAAGATACAACACTTTATTCATGCAAGATACTTTGAAGAAATTATCTTTACACGTGGAGCTACTGCTTCTTTAAACCTCCTCGCTCAATCCTATGGCTCAGTTTTTTTGCATCCAGGAGATGCAATTATTATTTCCGAAATTGAACATCATTCTAATATTGTCCCTTGGCAGATGATATGCGAACAACGTGGATCAGTTTTGCGCATTATTCCTGTCAATGATGCAGGTGAGTTGATTTTTGAAGAATTTCTCAATCAAATTGATGAAAAAGTGAAGATCATCAGTATTGCCCATCTTTCGAATGTGATTGGAACACTTCATCCTGTAAAAGCCATTATTGATAAGGCTCATGAGATGGGTGCCCATGTCTGTCTTGATGGAGCTCAAGCTATTGCGCATTTACCTATTGATGTTCAAGCATTGGAAGTAGATTTTTATGTATTTTCAGGTCATAAGCTTTATGGTCCAACAGGTATTGGAGTGCTCTACGGCAGGCGTGAATTACTTGAAAAAATGCCACCGATTGAAGGGGGAGGTGATATGATTGAGCATGTCACTCTACGTGAAACGACCTATAACGATTTACCTTTAAAATTTGAAGCTGGCACTCCAATGATTGCTGAGGTGATTGCCTTAGGTACAGCCATTGATTATCTTTCTAAAATTGGAATGTCTGCAATTGCTTCATGGGAACGAAAATTATTTGATTATGCTACCGAGAAATTGAATCAGATCAGGGGATTAACCATTGTAGGCAATGCAGTAAAAAAAGAGGCTATTATTAGTTTTTTGATTCAAGGAGTCCATCCATTAGATTTGGCCACTTTTCTTGATTGCCGTGGGATTGCTATTCGGACAGGGCACCATTGTAGTCAGCCGACATTAGAACGATTTCGACTAGATAGTCTAGCGCGGATCTCTTTTGGTCTTTACAATACTATTTCAGAGATTGATCAGTTCATTGCCGTGCTCCAATCGGTTCTACATTTTTTGGTTTGA
- a CDS encoding polysaccharide deacetylase family protein, whose translation MLLAFMYHRVGQGKHTNAKETLRAHLVFLKEHYPIVLPGDPLQKGKLSICLTFDDAFFDFYYFIFPILKELNIRSLIGIPVRYILNSTVLSPEERLSVPYPLAMQDGFFDKKAPFCTWAELNEMVQSGLVEAASHSFMHGNLTFNFIDLNQEIVLSKQIIETRLSQPVNSFIYPFGRTNPTLHKYVSKHYPYAFRIGSSLNWGWGKGKQPIKRIPADRIMDLNTLLKPRRLVRYFLKNYFC comes from the coding sequence ATGCTCCTAGCTTTTATGTACCATCGAGTGGGTCAAGGAAAACATACTAATGCTAAAGAAACTCTCCGTGCTCACTTAGTGTTTCTTAAAGAGCATTACCCGATTGTATTACCAGGAGATCCTCTGCAGAAAGGCAAACTTTCAATTTGTCTAACATTTGACGATGCTTTTTTTGATTTTTACTATTTTATTTTTCCCATACTCAAGGAATTGAATATTAGATCTTTAATTGGAATTCCTGTCCGATATATCCTGAATTCAACTGTGTTATCTCCTGAAGAACGACTCAGTGTCCCTTACCCATTAGCGATGCAAGATGGGTTTTTTGATAAGAAAGCTCCTTTTTGCACTTGGGCAGAACTAAATGAAATGGTGCAATCAGGCCTTGTTGAAGCAGCCTCTCATTCGTTTATGCATGGGAATCTCACCTTCAATTTTATTGATCTGAATCAAGAGATAGTGCTATCTAAACAAATCATTGAAACTCGTCTTTCCCAACCAGTTAATTCATTTATTTATCCGTTCGGTAGAACAAATCCTACTCTCCATAAATATGTTTCGAAACACTATCCTTATGCTTTTCGTATTGGTTCTTCATTAAACTGGGGATGGGGTAAAGGGAAACAACCGATTAAACGCATCCCAGCTGACAGGATCATGGATCTAAACACTTTACTTAAACCCCGACGACTAGTCCGGTATTTTCTAAAAAACTACTTTTGTTAA
- a CDS encoding glycosyltransferase family 2 protein — MISVTIIIKNGERYLNQVLYPLERFQEIILYDTGSTDQTLAIAKRYPNVVIYQEKFRGFGITHNDAAQRASHPWILSIDADEILSKELVDEIFQTPLQPRTVYAFPFYNYCNGKWIKWCGWYPESHIRLYNKTETAFSQSMIHEKVISTGFSKSIFKHPIQHYSYDSISDFLIKMERYSTLFAKEYRHKKYSSPYTALKHGLGAFLKSFFLKRGFLGGFEGFLISVYNGHTAFYKYLKLYQENKHKCS, encoded by the coding sequence ATGATTAGTGTCACAATTATCATTAAGAATGGAGAACGTTATCTCAATCAAGTCCTCTATCCTCTTGAGAGGTTTCAGGAAATTATTCTTTATGATACAGGTTCCACTGATCAAACACTTGCAATTGCTAAGCGTTATCCAAATGTTGTGATCTATCAAGAAAAATTCCGTGGATTTGGTATCACGCATAATGATGCGGCTCAACGAGCCAGCCATCCATGGATCTTATCGATCGACGCTGATGAAATTCTATCGAAGGAACTGGTCGATGAGATCTTTCAAACACCTTTGCAACCAAGAACTGTTTATGCTTTCCCTTTTTATAACTACTGCAATGGTAAGTGGATTAAATGGTGTGGATGGTACCCTGAATCACACATTCGCCTTTATAATAAAACGGAAACGGCTTTTTCCCAATCTATGATTCATGAAAAGGTGATTTCAACTGGATTTTCTAAGTCTATCTTTAAACATCCTATTCAACACTATTCATATGATTCAATTTCTGATTTTCTCATTAAAATGGAAAGATACTCAACTCTCTTTGCAAAAGAATATCGTCATAAAAAATATTCTTCTCCTTATACTGCTCTTAAACATGGGCTGGGTGCATTTCTAAAGAGTTTTTTCTTAAAAAGGGGGTTTTTAGGAGGTTTTGAAGGATTTTTGATCTCTGTCTATAATGGACATACAGCATTTTATAAGTATCTAAAACTCTATCAGGAGAATAAACATAAATGCTCCTAG
- a CDS encoding ParB/RepB/Spo0J family partition protein: MEEAIEIIDWDAIRVSPFQPRRRFSDQEIDQLAVSIRAVGLIHPPVVRKIVSGNKILYYELIAGERRWRAAKRAGLQKLSVIVREADDEYAAKSTLIENVQRVNLDPIEMAEAFQKLMTVFRMTQEEVAEKVGKKRSTIANYLRLLALPESIRKALSQGKISMGHAKAILSLDHPDPQNQLTKLIQEKQMTVRDAEEESARFTCKNHERSCSKGQKIENMERKLKVCFERKVEIIPSKRGGKMIFHYCSFDDLDHLYALLNLTDSECI; encoded by the coding sequence GTGGAAGAAGCAATAGAAATCATTGATTGGGATGCGATTCGAGTCAGTCCTTTCCAACCACGACGCCGTTTTTCGGATCAGGAGATTGATCAGCTTGCTGTCTCTATTCGAGCTGTGGGTTTAATTCATCCTCCGGTTGTTAGAAAGATTGTGAGTGGGAATAAAATCCTTTATTATGAACTCATTGCTGGAGAGCGACGTTGGCGTGCGGCTAAGCGTGCAGGTCTGCAAAAACTTTCGGTAATTGTCCGTGAGGCAGATGATGAATATGCTGCTAAGTCGACGTTAATTGAAAATGTTCAACGTGTCAATCTTGACCCGATTGAAATGGCAGAAGCTTTTCAGAAATTGATGACTGTTTTTCGTATGACTCAAGAAGAAGTTGCTGAAAAAGTAGGGAAAAAACGTTCTACAATTGCGAATTATTTACGTTTATTAGCTCTGCCCGAATCCATTCGAAAAGCTCTTTCTCAAGGAAAAATTTCTATGGGGCATGCTAAAGCAATCCTCTCTCTTGATCATCCAGACCCACAAAATCAGCTCACAAAATTAATTCAAGAAAAACAGATGACTGTAAGGGATGCAGAAGAAGAGAGTGCTCGATTCACCTGTAAAAATCATGAGAGATCTTGCTCAAAAGGACAAAAAATAGAAAATATGGAAAGAAAGCTCAAAGTTTGTTTTGAAAGAAAAGTTGAAATTATTCCCTCAAAAAGAGGTGGGAAAATGATTTTTCATTATTGTAGTTTCGATGATCTTGATCATCTTTATGCATTGTTGAATCTTACAGATTCGGAATGTATATAA
- a CDS encoding ATP-binding cassette domain-containing protein translates to MKELLKVKNLKKYFPIKRGIFRRQSGTIKAVDGVSFSIKEGKVIGLIGESGSGKSTVGRTAIRLVEPTEGEIEFLGQDFQLASQSQLRRLRSKVQMVFQDPLASLNPRKTVLQNLGEPLLFHKKVSSHDEEIEEVKKILKNVGIPISTLNHYPHQFSGGQQQRLSIGRAIGLQPKLVICDEAVSALDLSIQAQILNLLQSLKESYKLSYLFISHDLSIVRHFCDYILVMHRGKIVEEGITERIFQNPKHTHTQLLIASIPKRHPRNKKNLSL, encoded by the coding sequence ATGAAAGAACTTCTAAAAGTTAAAAATTTAAAGAAATATTTTCCCATTAAGCGAGGAATTTTTCGACGTCAATCAGGGACAATTAAAGCAGTTGATGGGGTATCATTTTCAATCAAAGAAGGCAAAGTGATTGGTTTGATCGGTGAGTCAGGATCTGGCAAAAGCACCGTTGGACGTACAGCGATTCGTTTGGTAGAGCCTACTGAAGGAGAGATTGAGTTTCTAGGACAAGATTTTCAACTCGCTTCACAATCGCAGCTTCGAAGACTACGCTCTAAAGTACAAATGGTATTCCAAGATCCACTTGCTTCACTAAATCCTCGTAAAACAGTACTTCAAAATCTTGGAGAACCTCTTCTTTTCCACAAAAAAGTCTCTTCTCACGATGAAGAAATTGAAGAAGTCAAAAAAATCCTCAAAAATGTTGGGATTCCAATCTCTACTCTTAACCATTATCCTCATCAGTTTTCAGGAGGTCAACAACAACGTCTCTCAATCGGACGAGCTATTGGTCTTCAACCTAAATTAGTCATCTGCGATGAAGCTGTTTCTGCTCTTGATCTTTCTATTCAAGCTCAAATTCTTAACCTCCTTCAAAGTCTCAAAGAGAGCTATAAATTGAGTTATCTTTTTATCTCTCATGATCTTTCAATTGTACGGCATTTTTGTGATTATATTCTTGTCATGCATCGAGGAAAAATTGTTGAAGAAGGCATCACTGAAAGGATTTTTCAAAATCCTAAACACACACATACTCAGCTGTTAATTGCATCGATTCCAAAAAGACATCCACGTAATAAAAAAAACCTTTCCCTTTGA
- a CDS encoding ABC transporter ATP-binding protein encodes MILQVRNLTTRLRMNSKCYTVVDHLSFDLKRGRTLALVGESGCGKSLTAQSLLGILPTPPALPPQGEVLFRGINLLGLSEARMSQIRGREIAMIFQNPTMALNPIYTIGYQMLEVVDTHLKLEAEAAQNLVLQTFKEVHLRDPLDLMKSYPHQLSGGMLQRVMIAMALICSPSILIADEPTTALDMTIQAQILLLLKEIQEKKGMAILIITHDMGVVAEIADEVIVMYGGKQIEEGDVETIFDYPAHPYTQALFAASPDHRGSRRYLPTIKGSVPPLEELPIGCPFHPRCPKAMDKCRSHPLSSFSLLQKNHKTSCWLYDQPSDLKYLHERTSKS; translated from the coding sequence ATGATATTACAAGTGCGCAATCTAACCACTCGTCTAAGAATGAATAGTAAGTGTTATACAGTTGTGGATCACCTTTCTTTTGATTTAAAACGAGGACGCACACTTGCACTAGTGGGAGAATCTGGCTGTGGTAAATCTCTAACAGCTCAATCTCTTCTAGGGATTTTGCCCACTCCCCCAGCTCTTCCACCACAAGGAGAGGTTTTATTTCGAGGAATTAATCTTCTTGGCCTTTCAGAAGCAAGAATGTCTCAAATTCGTGGACGAGAAATTGCGATGATCTTTCAAAATCCTACAATGGCTTTAAACCCTATTTATACAATTGGTTATCAAATGCTTGAAGTGGTAGATACTCATCTTAAACTAGAAGCTGAAGCTGCCCAAAATCTTGTATTACAAACTTTTAAAGAGGTTCACTTAAGAGATCCTTTAGATCTTATGAAATCTTATCCTCATCAACTGTCAGGTGGTATGCTTCAGCGAGTGATGATTGCAATGGCCCTAATTTGTTCTCCTAGCATTTTGATTGCTGATGAACCAACCACTGCTCTCGACATGACCATTCAAGCTCAAATTCTTTTGCTTTTAAAAGAGATACAAGAAAAAAAAGGGATGGCGATTTTAATTATTACTCATGACATGGGAGTAGTGGCTGAGATTGCTGATGAAGTCATCGTAATGTATGGAGGCAAACAGATTGAAGAAGGGGATGTGGAAACAATTTTTGATTACCCAGCTCATCCCTATACTCAAGCACTCTTTGCCGCCTCTCCTGATCATAGAGGATCTCGGAGGTACCTACCCACCATTAAAGGTTCTGTGCCTCCTTTGGAAGAACTACCTATTGGCTGTCCTTTCCATCCTCGTTGCCCAAAGGCTATGGATAAATGCCGTTCTCATCCTCTTTCATCTTTCTCTTTGCTTCAAAAAAACCATAAAACATCGTGTTGGTTATATGATCAACCATCGGATTTGAAATATCTTCATGAAAGAACTTCTAAAAGTTAA
- a CDS encoding TIGR00153 family protein — MQTLARIFGRSPFAPLQTHMEKVAICVKKLVSLFDALSKKDYQLIALIAKEVSQLEHEADLTKNEIRNNLPTGLFLPIARTSLLEILALQDNIADRIEDAAVLLTFGNLEILPFFESELQSFLEKNLETFDGVYKIIQEMDQLLESSFGGKEAEKVRKIVDEVAFKEHECDLVQRSLLKKMFQDCDQISNPTFFLWMKVIQEIASLSDGSEKLANRVRMTLEVK, encoded by the coding sequence ATGCAGACCTTAGCACGAATTTTTGGTCGTTCTCCTTTTGCTCCTTTGCAGACTCATATGGAAAAGGTAGCAATTTGTGTAAAGAAATTGGTCTCTTTATTTGATGCACTTTCAAAAAAAGATTACCAACTTATTGCTCTAATTGCTAAAGAAGTTTCACAGCTTGAACATGAAGCTGATCTAACTAAAAATGAAATTCGTAATAATCTTCCCACAGGGCTTTTTCTCCCGATTGCGCGTACAAGTTTATTAGAAATTTTAGCTCTTCAGGATAATATTGCGGATCGAATAGAAGATGCAGCAGTGCTACTAACCTTTGGAAATCTTGAAATTCTCCCTTTTTTTGAATCAGAGCTCCAATCTTTTTTAGAAAAAAATCTTGAAACATTTGATGGAGTTTACAAAATTATACAAGAAATGGATCAGCTCCTTGAAAGCTCATTTGGAGGAAAGGAAGCTGAAAAAGTACGTAAGATTGTTGATGAGGTTGCATTTAAAGAACATGAATGTGATCTCGTCCAGCGTTCTTTATTGAAAAAGATGTTTCAGGATTGTGATCAGATATCCAATCCCACTTTTTTTTTATGGATGAAAGTGATTCAAGAGATCGCCTCTTTATCAGATGGTTCTGAAAAACTTGCTAATCGAGTTAGAATGACCCTTGAGGTTAAATAG
- a CDS encoding anion permease, translated as MSVPILLLSLAVLSGFYVAWNIGANDVANAVGPAVGSGALKLRQAVIIAAIFEFAGAFFLGGSVSSTVESGIINSEIFSHNMMDYVYGMLASLLAAGLWLQIASYFGWPVSTTHSIVGAVVGFGLVLGGMDSIYWGQIGSIAASWLISPFLGGAFSFLIFSLIRRKILYHHNPVLAAKRLTPYLVFLMFFILSIIIFFGGLAHFRIELDLFEIAPIAGGIGIICAMISIILVKKIKEPHEPVPRHNIGVEMGLKKVQKHLLRVEAISLGLMQDKVRDLLEEVRLLSDKIECSEVDNDYILVEKIFIYLQIIIACFMAFAHGSNDVANTIGPLSAIFNIIQGQTIHGTTIPFWLLFLGGIGIVFGLATWGWRVIETVGRKITALTPSRSFAAGFGAAVTIMIASKLGLPISTTHVLVGAVLGVGFARGIGAINLRTIRDILISWMITVPAGAILSIFFFWIISLIFS; from the coding sequence ATGTCGGTTCCAATCCTTCTTCTCTCTCTAGCTGTTTTAAGTGGATTTTATGTTGCTTGGAACATTGGAGCTAATGATGTAGCCAATGCTGTTGGCCCTGCAGTTGGTTCAGGAGCTCTTAAGCTTAGGCAAGCAGTAATTATTGCTGCAATTTTTGAATTTGCTGGAGCTTTTTTTCTCGGAGGAAGTGTCTCATCAACTGTAGAATCAGGAATCATTAATTCAGAAATTTTTTCCCATAACATGATGGATTATGTCTATGGCATGCTGGCTTCTCTTCTTGCAGCAGGATTATGGTTGCAGATTGCTTCTTATTTTGGCTGGCCTGTCTCTACCACCCATTCGATTGTTGGAGCTGTAGTAGGATTTGGCCTTGTCTTAGGGGGAATGGATTCTATTTATTGGGGACAAATCGGTTCTATTGCAGCAAGCTGGCTGATCTCTCCTTTTCTTGGTGGGGCATTTTCCTTTCTTATTTTTTCTTTAATACGTCGTAAGATTCTTTATCATCACAATCCAGTCTTAGCAGCGAAACGCTTAACTCCTTACCTTGTCTTCCTGATGTTTTTTATTTTATCGATTATTATTTTTTTTGGAGGTCTGGCTCACTTTAGAATTGAGTTAGATTTATTCGAAATAGCACCAATCGCAGGGGGGATTGGGATCATTTGTGCCATGATTTCGATTATCTTAGTTAAAAAGATTAAAGAACCTCATGAACCTGTGCCTCGACATAATATTGGAGTCGAGATGGGTTTGAAAAAAGTACAAAAACATCTTCTTCGCGTGGAAGCCATATCACTTGGATTAATGCAAGATAAAGTGAGAGATCTTCTTGAAGAAGTTCGACTTTTGAGTGACAAGATTGAATGCTCTGAAGTAGATAATGACTACATTCTAGTAGAAAAAATTTTTATCTATCTTCAAATCATTATTGCTTGTTTTATGGCTTTTGCCCATGGGTCGAATGATGTCGCTAATACAATTGGTCCTCTTTCAGCCATTTTTAATATTATACAAGGGCAGACAATTCACGGAACAACCATTCCCTTTTGGTTACTATTTCTTGGAGGTATTGGGATTGTATTTGGGCTTGCTACCTGGGGATGGAGGGTGATTGAAACCGTAGGTCGAAAAATTACTGCACTTACCCCCTCGCGTAGTTTTGCCGCAGGTTTTGGTGCAGCAGTTACAATTATGATTGCCTCAAAGCTCGGTCTTCCTATCTCAACAACACATGTTCTTGTTGGTGCTGTCCTAGGTGTGGGTTTTGCCCGTGGAATTGGTGCAATTAATCTCAGAACAATCCGTGATATTCTCATATCATGGATGATTACCGTGCCAGCTGGGGCAATTTTATCAATATTTTTCTTCTGGATTATTAGTCTGATTTTTTCTTAA
- a CDS encoding bifunctional 3,4-dihydroxy-2-butanone-4-phosphate synthase/GTP cyclohydrolase II yields MEKIEAAIQAIARGEFVIVTDDADRENEGDLILAAEKMTTDKMTFLLKHSSGVVCVATTGERLDRLHLPPMVSHNTESHRTAFTVSIDLCHQTTTGISAEDRAKTIRALANPLTQPYEFRRPGHIFPLRSCDGGVLKRAGHTEAAVDLTRLAGLDPTGVLCEVVNSDYSMARMADLELFAKKHSIPLISIADLICYRRSREKLIKCVSRARLPTSFGNFIAYAYESIIDGVQHLALVKGEVAGEENILVRVHSECLTGDIFGSNRCDCGSQLQQALQRIADAKKGVLVYLRGQEGRGIGLGHKLRAYNLQDDGFDTVEANQELGLPIDSREYGIGAQILADLGLSTIHLLTNNPAKYGGLSGYGLSITKRIPLPPLPTKENLRYLRTKQEKMGHQFNIEEIIDAEQQMGSELYNKR; encoded by the coding sequence ATGGAAAAAATTGAAGCAGCGATTCAGGCAATTGCAAGAGGTGAATTTGTCATTGTGACTGATGATGCTGATCGAGAAAATGAGGGAGATTTAATTCTTGCAGCTGAGAAAATGACAACGGACAAGATGACATTTCTTCTCAAGCATTCCAGTGGAGTTGTATGTGTTGCAACAACAGGTGAGCGGTTAGATCGTCTTCATCTTCCTCCAATGGTTAGCCATAATACTGAATCTCATCGAACAGCTTTTACCGTTTCTATTGATCTATGTCATCAAACAACAACAGGGATCTCAGCAGAGGATCGAGCAAAAACAATTCGTGCATTGGCAAATCCCTTGACTCAGCCTTATGAATTTCGTCGTCCAGGGCATATTTTTCCTTTAAGGTCTTGCGATGGAGGTGTTCTGAAACGCGCTGGACATACTGAAGCTGCTGTAGATCTTACACGTTTAGCTGGATTAGATCCTACTGGAGTATTATGTGAAGTTGTTAATAGTGACTATTCAATGGCACGCATGGCTGATTTAGAGCTCTTTGCTAAAAAACATTCTATCCCTTTAATTTCAATTGCAGATTTAATTTGTTATCGAAGAAGTCGAGAAAAACTTATTAAATGTGTTTCAAGAGCTCGTCTACCAACTTCTTTTGGCAATTTTATTGCTTATGCCTATGAATCAATCATTGATGGAGTACAACACTTAGCCCTTGTGAAAGGAGAGGTAGCAGGAGAAGAGAATATCCTTGTACGTGTCCATTCAGAATGTCTTACGGGAGATATTTTTGGATCAAATCGTTGTGATTGTGGTTCTCAACTCCAACAAGCTTTGCAGCGGATTGCAGATGCTAAGAAAGGAGTATTGGTCTATCTTCGTGGTCAAGAAGGACGAGGGATTGGACTAGGACATAAACTTCGTGCTTATAATCTTCAAGATGATGGATTTGATACTGTAGAGGCAAATCAAGAGCTTGGGTTACCAATAGATTCCCGTGAGTATGGAATTGGTGCGCAAATTTTAGCTGATTTAGGTCTATCAACGATTCATTTGCTGACAAATAATCCAGCAAAATATGGAGGGTTGAGTGGTTATGGATTATCGATTACAAAACGCATCCCATTACCCCCCCTTCCGACGAAAGAAAATTTGCGTTATTTGCGTACTAAGCAAGAAAAGATGGGCCACCAGTTTAATATTGAAGAGATTATTGATGCAGAACAACAGATGGGTAGTGAGCTCTATAATAAAAGGTAA
- the ribH gene encoding 6,7-dimethyl-8-ribityllumazine synthase, with product MNRYGLAVARFNSQITERLLVGALDGLKECGVEEKAIETLWVPGAFELPLIAKKMALSQRCNAVICLGAVIRGETSHFEYVAQSAAAGILEISLTTNIPVIFSVLTVENWKQALNRSGSKENNYGYNGALSAVEMVNLMNTYK from the coding sequence ATGAATCGTTATGGACTAGCTGTTGCTCGTTTTAATTCTCAAATTACAGAAAGACTTTTAGTTGGAGCCCTTGATGGATTGAAAGAATGTGGTGTAGAAGAAAAAGCTATTGAAACGCTATGGGTGCCCGGAGCTTTTGAGTTACCTCTAATTGCAAAAAAAATGGCTCTCTCTCAACGTTGTAATGCAGTCATCTGTTTAGGAGCAGTGATTCGTGGTGAGACAAGTCATTTTGAATATGTTGCTCAAAGTGCTGCTGCCGGTATTCTTGAAATTTCTTTAACAACTAATATTCCAGTGATTTTTTCCGTATTGACAGTAGAAAATTGGAAACAGGCTTTGAATCGCTCTGGAAGCAAGGAAAACAATTACGGATATAATGGGGCTTTGTCTGCAGTTGAGATGGTGAATCTGATGAATACTTATAAATAA